From the Cucumis sativus cultivar 9930 chromosome 5, Cucumber_9930_V3, whole genome shotgun sequence genome, the window catgtttcatttttttagctGACTTATGTGAACGATTCTCACACTAGTGTGGTCTCTAACGATCTACGTTTTGATACTTATATTAGTAACTTAGTATAAAAAGTGTATAGTTTAGTCAAACACTCCAAAATAAGGTTTGAACTATCCTCTAGCAATTACTTATAATGTTCTCTCTAACCGTCGCTTGCTGTTGCATATAACTCTAGTAATGCCATAGTGGTTTATGACACTTGAGGTTGAGCACTTGATTATATTTGGACTGGTTTATTTGGCACCAGCTTGGTTGTTTGGTCTAGAATTTAAGACTCcgactttttccttttgtgacGCATGTTTCTTTGAGCTTGAATCCATTCATGGACTTTGGACTTCTCCTAAAGCAGCCCTCAACTTACTTGGTTTAGAAACCTTTTCGTCTAGGGatgatattttattctttgttaccagattaatatttgaacatCGTTTTCCAGATTGCTTTCCAAAGTTGTGTTTAGTCGAAATGTAAGATTTCTGATTCAGAATCTTTAATTCGTGTTGTTTGGTTGGAACTTTTATCATTCAATTGAGTTTACATATTTGTCCGTTATTGGCAACAAACTCTTCTAACCATTCATCTGTATTCCCATTATATCCAGTATCAAGGCACAACCACTGTGATTGcgttctcttttcttttttcaggATAGAACAATCCTACTAGTTTTGAGTGTAGAATAGGAAGTCCCTAAACTTGCTGAAACTTGACGTTGGTTTATTGATATCTCTAATTTAATAAGGCTTCTACTTGTTGACAGAACATGGGGGGGCCATCCATTAGATCTAAGTTCACATTCTCTTTTCACCTGCTGGTATCATCACCTAATCCTAACCAAGGGcaaattattgatataatttccAACTAGGAACTAATATTAAATCCATTTCTTGTGTACCCTTCTCTGAAAGTTTCAGCTCGACACTCCAGATTACATGAGTATGACTTCAGAAGTTGCTCGTAAATTGTGTAGTTATATTTTGAGAAGTGTTCTAACATTCAGCAGCAAATCTTCATGACAGGATACTGaataatgatttgatttgtttcCTATTTTTGTAATCCATAAATGAGTTGTAGATCGAGAggatttctttaatttttcttttgtgggcTGCACTGTAGAAACATCTAATGCAAGTTTATCATGAACTCACACTTAGATAGTTGAGTCAATGAGTTGCAAAAATGTCGGTAGAGACTATGATGAACACTCGAACACTTTTAAATGAAACGAGCTTCTTCTTGAATCATTCATTGTAGCAAAATTAGTGGCGAGAAGTGTGGTAGCGCTTGCCTTCTGCTCTctttttgtactttttctttttttgcagCCTCCACTAAGGCTTAGTGAAAGGCGTAAGCTTTTATATTCGATTAGAGACATTAGTATAATGCAATGGAATAGAAAATTGgggataaagaaaaaagaggaagagcaGAATAGGATGTTGGTTGCTACCAAAATGCCATATGATGATAGCTTTGAAAGAGAGCAATGTTGGAGGTTGAAGAGCCAACTATAGGTGGTAGGCGTGGGAGAGATTCACGTGTTatgttaaaacaaaaacccatCCTTTCACCCTTACCCTACCATTTTCACTATAAAGATTCTTCCTTTATCTTTCCAATTCAATGCccaatttgtttatatttacaCATACACTCCTcatatatttctatattaaTCTACCACATTCTCTCATCATCTAACCAATTTTGTACCCTCCCTTTTAAACGATGCATTATGCTTCTAAACTTTATTCTCTTTGTCTTTGTTACTGTTCCAACTCTTATGCGTTCTTTGTTGCAGATCTCATGTAGATTTGACTTTTAACTTGCTTCTTTTGGTCTAAtctcacttttcatttttacgtAGAAAAGAGAATTGCACATTTATGTCGTGCTAAACCTACCCCACTCTTATGTTTAAGTTAGTAAAAGAGAGTGTTAGTTAAACTaagttaaaaattttcatttgaagattacttaatttttttttttcgaaattgttAAACAGGACTATGTCTTACAACGTTAGATTTGTTTCTATCACTTTAGATTATAAGGTTGATTATTTTTCGATTGGTATATATTACTAGTTTAGCTAGTAGGTCCAAATTTCAAGACTctaactttttccttttgagatGTCTGTTTTCCTATACCTTCTTATCACGCTCACTCGTAGAATTTGGGTCCCAGCGACAAACctgaaccttttttttttgttagtattacttatattttagttaacctttatattttcaaatgcttttttttcctttgaatttctaattgtgaatattctttttcacaaaagataaaaaaatcacaCCTTGTCAAATTCAAATGCTGAATTCAGTATATGActtgatatatataagataTTGTGATACATGGTCATCATTAATTCCATAATTGAGAGATTGAATATGGAAATGTCAATTTGATTTACATTTTGCTTAGTAGATTGATTAGTATCTCTAAAcaagtaaaacaaacaaagtaaTCCTCGTAATCAACCCACATTATCTCCTCTTTCTGTACCCTATTTTTCTCACCCTTTTTCCTCATATTTACCACAATTTTACACCTTCCCTTTGCTTCTGCTTAAACCCTCTTTTGTTAAATTCCCATACCCATAccatacatttaaaaaaaagaaaaaccactttttgtttatattgtaatGTTCACTTTACCCTttcactttaatttatttatttcacaaCATTCCAAAAAAGCAGGTCACCATAGACCTTTTTTTGATCTAAACTATCATGTattaaaatgatgaaatttatatatttatattaaaatttcgGACAAATGACAAATACAATCTAAAACTTTCAATTCTATTGTAAGGTTAGCTTGTTGGTAAGGCTTGTAGAAGTTTAGAGACTCCATTAATGGTGGTGTGTAGTCGaagttatgattttgtttgatttaaaagGGAACatgagattttgaatttgttgggTTTTGTATAAAATGAAGGCTGAAGGTGAGTAGGGGGTTGGTTTGACGAAGGCGATGAAGTTTGATTGTTCATAATTACTGTttagaatattatttaaagGAAGAAATCAGTAATTACAATATGGATTTAAGAATGAAATTGACGTTACAGAAAAGTAAAGGTTGTGGCTAAAATTACTCGATAAAATGCTCAAATTTGCCATGTCATATAATTGATGATATTAGTGATAGTGTGAACAACGAGtcaatcaaatttttgttcttgCATTCAAACATTGGACAAAatcttcatatatttaatcttttgtgTTGCTATCAAATTGGCTTTGAAATTTCTATACCCCACAAAGCCGTGTTCTtgagaaaacttttcttcctACAGGGAATATGAGAATCAAATTCGGCTGCACTTTCGAGGAATTCAATCTTCATTTCGATtatcagaaagaaaaagaagaaaggaagattAGAGATTGAGGTTGTTGAGAAAACTGaaaagtttaatcttttttcagtttccatcttcttcttcttcttcttcatgggTATTTTGATGGTGCCGGTTCCCtgcatttcttcttcaatctttAGGAACTCATTGATCATACTGAGTAATTGAATCTTTCCCAATAAGTCTGTCTGATAATCGAGGTTTGggtctttttcttaatttgtgaacttcttgattttcttttcttggtcTGGTGATGATGAACTTGATTGTGTCCATTTTGTTACTTCAAGGGCTGTGATTATTTGGATTGTGCTTGAATCGGAGCTGGAGAATAGTGTTTGATTTGGCCGTATGTACAATCTTTGATTTTGCTATGAGGAGTTGAAACAGAGTACTGGTTGATTCTGGTCATGGGTTTGTGATTGTGGaggtttgttttatgaaatatCATTGGAATTTAATTTGGGAAGATTTGATTGGATGATGGGCTTGTCTGAAATATGAATATTGTGCGAAATTTGCCGATTGAATTGGGTTTCACCGAAAGTTGAAGTTTCCGTGTGAGTTGATCAACTGTGATTTTTTGCTATCTTTAAGCTTAAGCTTGGGTTTTCTCAAAAATGGCGTCCGTATCACCGGCGCCTTTTTCATCTCCGTCGCCGGCTTCTCCCTCCACTCCATCTCTGTCGCCTCCTGCCGCATCCAATTCCCCACCCAGTACTCCGTCACCATCTCCGCCGCAACAATCGCCTCCTTCGAATCAGTCTGACAACGCCACTCCTAGTTCATCTCCTCCGCCGCCGTCTCATCAACCATCTGCCACTTCACCTCCACCTACATCTGACACTCCCCCGCCATCAACACCTGCATTGTCTCCTCCGCCGCCTCCGACGGTTCCGCCGGCAACTCCATCACCAACTCCGCCCAATGCTCCACCCCCAACAACACCGGACCCTCCACCACCAGTAAGCTCCACTCCCCCAACGCCGTCTGATCCCCCACCAAATTCACCTCCACCTCCTGCAGCAGAGCCTCCTCAATCCCCTCCCCCACAATCATCAAAACCACCTGAAAATCCCCCTCCGCCGCCGCCACCACCATCACAAGCAAACCCGCCGGACAATCCATCACCACCGCCACAACCCATAAACCCACCTGAGAGTTCACCCCCACCCCCACCATCAGCACCTCCAGAAACCTCACCTCCCTCCCCAGCATCAATACCTCCTAGAAATTCACCGCCACCCCCAAGGCCTTCTCCCCCTCCCAGTGATCCCTCACCGTCAAGTCCTCCTCCCAATTCATCACTACCCCCATCTCCACCACCTCCGCCGTCGCGTCTTTCTCCTCCATTACCTTCTAAACCCCCAACATTGCCGTCGGGGAATCGTACGGGCGATGGTTCTGGTCCTAATGATGGAGGAGCAAATTCTAATTCCAACAGCAATGGAGGGATCAGTAGTGGGGGTGTGATTGCCATTGGTGTAGCGGCAGGAATTGTAGTGCTTTTCATAATTGGATTTGTTGTATGGTACATCAGAAAGCcaaggaaaaatgattctGGGCGTGGAGGTTACATTATGCCATCCTCTCTGGGTTCCTCTCCTAAGTCGGGTACTGCAATGTAAATATTGTTTCATTATCATACACATCTATGGTTTACCTTCCTGCCCAACAATTTATTGCATTAATTTGTTTCAAGAACATACGACCTATTCTGTTAGGACCACAGACCTCTTCGTTTATGATTGGCTTCTGCCTGCTTGATAATTCATTGGGATTTCGATTTGGTCCTTGTGTTTCTCGTAAAGAACATAACCAATGTCCTGGTATATTTTGTCTGATAATTAGCCTCTCCAAGTTTCTACCATGATATGATATTTTCGACTTAGTCTAAATCcatgttttactttttgcttctACCAGAAGGTTTTGTACCAGTAGAGTTATTGTCTCCACTTCTAACTTATATAGATGTTCAGGTTTCAAACATCTTTAGTGCAAATGCAGatgtgttatttttgtttcagtttttgtaattagaatatttattgCGGAAGGCATCTTCTTTTTATGATTTGTAGTCGGAGCATGTAATGACTTGGTACTTCTGGATGTGCCATTTTTGGGGAGTTCCAATTTTTGTTATGAagttttattagaaaaaagaaaatattgattgaGCCGTAGGGTAAGTACTGAAGTTCAagaatttatgtaattttttcgTAGAATCATCCCTTATGAAGGTCCATTCCTCAGTTCATCAAGACATACATGCCACCGGTAGTGGCAGTGGTGGAATATACACTCCAAGAGAGCCTGGTGGGGTGGGGAGTTCGAGGCCATTGTTTACATATGAAGAACTGTTCAAAGCAACAAATGCATTTTCTACTCAGAACCTCTTAGGAGAAGGAGGATTTGGTTCTGTTTATAAAGGATATCTTCCAGATGGAAGAGTGGTTGCAGTGAAGGAGCTAAAGATTGGTGGTGGTCAAGGTGAGCTGGAATTCAAAGCTGAAGTCGAGATTATTGGTCGTGTTCACCACCGCCATTTGGTTTCTCTTGTGGGCTATTGTATTTCAGAACATCAAAGGTTGCTGGTCTATGATTACGTCTCTAACAATTCACTTTACTACCATCTTCATCTCAAaggtattattatttatatacttttttgaCTTGTCATCATAGTTAGCCAAAATTAATCTTTGCTCTCCTTTCTACACTAGGCAATGGTGAGCTCGTTCTGGAATGGGCAAAGCGCATTAAGATTGCAGCTGGTGCAGCCCGGGGCATTGCTTATCTTCATGAAGACTGTAAGTTCATGTACCTTTATCTGTAGAATCAGCTGACTGATGTCAACCTTAAGACTGACGATTTCATTATATCAGGTCATCCTCGAATTATCCACCGTGATATCAAATCCTCAAACATTCTTCTAGATGAAAACTTCGAAGCTCGAGTATGCACCATGTTTCACAATCTATGCTAAAATGCTTTGCTTAAAAACTCTGTGTGATTCATGTTTTTATTGGTTATCATGCAGGTTTCAGACTTTGGGCTTGCCAAATTAGCTCTCGACGAACAAACTCATATAACAACCCGTGTTGTGGGAACTTTTGGGTAGGAAGTTTATGATTGTTGATTGGTACCAAAGCCTCTTAGAATTCTTGTCTTTGAAATctgtaaataattattatctcatgttgcttttttttttcttgtagatATGTTGCCCCTGAATATGCATCAAGTGGAAAGTTAACCGAGAGATCagatgtattttcttttggagtTGTACTTCTCGAGCTGATTACCGGTCGAAAGGCTGTGGATGCATCCCAACCAATGGGGAACGAGAGCCTTGTCGAATGGGTAAATCTATCCCTGCTTCTCTTGTAGGTTTTCACTGATATGGATATGATATGATGATGCCACACTTTTCATGATTTTGTTATTGACTGATCACAAGTATCATAACACACACTTAACATTGTGAAATGTTCTTGAATGATTTATCTAGTTCCTCCACATCAAATTCCCCAAACAGTTACTGATAAGTTACATCTAAAACATTTACCAATGCTATAAAATGGAGATTTTCAAACTCCCAAATCAATCGTTTCTGACAATGCTCTCATTTTTCAGGCTCGGCCTTTACTTAACCACGCACTCGACAATCAAGATTTCGAAACCCTGGTAGACCCAAGGCTTGAAAGGAACTACGACGAGAGTGAAATGTTGAGGATGATAGGAATAGCTGCTGCTTGCGTGCGCCACTCATCTGCCAAGAGACCGCAGATGGGACAGGTCGTGTTTCTGTTACTGATTCGTAATATGAATACATAAAACCGAAACTAAACCATTCGCTTACATCTTTTGCAGTATTGTAACAGAATTATTCTTCTCATGTTCTCATTCTCAGGTTGTTAGAGCTTTTGATAGTTTAGCAACTGCAGATTTAAGTAATGGAATGAGATTTGGGGAGAGTCAAGGTTTCGACTCCGGTCAACAATCTGCCGAAATTAGATTTTTCCGAATGCTTGCGTTCGGTAACCAAGATTACAGTTCAGACTTTTATAGCCAAGGTAGCTCAAATGCCTGATTGAATAGGAGATTTTGTAGATGTAATAGAGAGGAGAAATATCACCTTGACCAGGAAGGCTTTTTTCTTTGCTGACTGGAAGTAAGGTTGATTACAAGAGCACCTTCATGTAAATGCAAAGTATATATGAACAAACCCACCCCAATTCATACTCAATTGATTCCATCATTGTTCATACATgtataaatcatatttctccaatgaatttttgttttattagtCTAACCAATATGATACTTTTGGGTTTAGGAATTCTTTTATTAAGTTTTGACATTTACATTTATAGCACCTAATTTTGGCAAGTGGAACACAAATTTGTAAATGTCAAAACTTAGTTTTCCTTGGGGGGGAAATTGATCAAGTGTGAAGAACAAGATTTCTTTGTAAATGTCAAAGCTTAATACTTGAATTGTGAAGATTGAGATTTCTGATTGAGTGTTGGGaggaaaaaatgaacaaagaaagaaactcaaaCTTTTGTAAATACATATGGTGAAATCTCAGAGGTTGGTTGAAGCCTAACTTAGGCCTAACACAAACTTGACCTGAAAGTTAAAAGGTTAATGGAGTGGTCAAATTAATAGATTAGATATCAATAATTGCTTTAGAAATTGAGGCCATTCTGAGTGGCTcatcaatattattaaattacaccttattgttattgttctAGTACATAAATGAAAAGTCCTTTAAACCAACCTAAATCCTAAGTgcagtttaaattttaatttctgttGTAACATATGGACACAACTGGGAGTTGTTTACAtgttaaaatcatttaaaatatgtgtatAAATACTCAAAAACCAGGTTTGAGTCATTTCATTTCCTCAAACAAGATTAAACGAGAAATAATCGAGTTGAGCTCAATGATGAGAATCCTACCGCTTAACTTTAAGAGATAAACCTACACTATCATCGAGTATATTGCACATGtacaaaataaatgttataGATGATGGGCTCTAGAAATAGTCTCATTCTACTAACTTAGACATCTTAGTGTATTTGAATCAAAACAACACCCGTCgagttttggttttttagaaattttgttaggaaagagaagaattgGTTGAAAGTTTCACACCAATgtattaaatacataaatatttaaatatgaaaaaccaAAGCTTAGAAAGAAACAAGTATTAACAAAGTGAACTTAGTTTAGTGGTAATCAATATTCAcgttagaaaataattttagtattaaaaagggatagttgcaaatattaaaaagaattgtaactgtaaatatgaaaagtagattaaaatgtataaatgATACAAGTGTATtaagagttttttaaaaagttggtatatagttgattattattttaaaaatggttaaaaggaaaagatggTGCAATATAAAGTGGAGCAGGACTGTACGGTACAAGTTGATAATGTGGGcctaaaatacttttttagttGGGCCGGAAAAGATTTTTAGTTGGGCTTGTAAGGTTGGAACCCAACCCAAACAAAATGGAGGTATAGGCCCATTTGGATTTTAAAGCAATAATATATAGGAATAATAAGAGATATGAAAGTGAAGTGGTGAGAagtcaagaaaagaaaagaaaagaaaagagggtAATGAGCTGTGTGTTGTGTTGATCCATTTTGGATCGAAATTCCCAAAGAACGCGGTTTGTTAATTGAAGTTTCAAACAGTTTCCCTTTCAAACCTCACATCCCTAACTGACCAATTCCCTTCCTTTTCCCCATTTTTTCCAAAACCCCTTCTAACCTCCTCCATCGGATCTTGTCGAATCGTCTGAAACCATTTCCATGGCTTCCATTCAATCCGACCACCAGCTCAAGCAGCTGCACGACATTTTCAGGCGTTTCGACATGAATTCCGATGGCAGTCTCACCCAACTCGAACTCGGCGCCCTCCTCCGCTCCCTCGGCATCAAACCCTCCGGCGACCAACTCCATTCTCTCCTCTCCAACATGGATTCCAACGGCAACGGCTCCATCGAATTCGATGAACTCGTCAATGCCATTCTCCCCGATATGAACGATGATATTCTCGTCAACCAAGAGCAGTTGATGGAGGTTTTCAGATCTTTCGATCGCGATGGTAATGGCTACATCACCGCCGCCGAGCTCGCTGGTTCCATGGCCAAAATGGGCCATCCTCTCACCTACCGGGAACTCTCCGATATGATGCGCCAGGCCGATACCGACGGCGACGGCGTTATTAGCTTCAATGAATTCACCACCGTCATGGCTAAATCCGCCGCGGATTTTCTCGGGCTTACATTTGCGTAGATCAAGTTCTTCATTCCctcccccttttttttctttagatgtACATAGCAAGATATTATAACCATTCTGATCGTGATCCTGCTCCTGTTCCTGATTCTGATTCTAATCGGTGTTCATCTTCGGTGATTAATTTCTCCATAAGTTTTTCTGGGTAAATCACCAAATTCCaaatagagaaagagagaatcaATCAAATGTTCAAAACTATGGTTTGGTCCAATGATGTGTTTCAACTCTGTATTCTAAATTCCAACTTGCTTCATCAACTTGTATTATTTCTTCCCCTAATCTATCTTATTATCTTATTATCTTATTACCTTATTACCGTAATATTTATAtcatcttttctcttctct encodes:
- the LOC101215813 gene encoding proline-rich receptor-like protein kinase PERK9 isoform X2 codes for the protein MASVSPAPFSSPSPASPSTPSLSPPAASNSPPSTPSPSPPQQSPPSNQSDNATPSSSPPPPSHQPSATSPPPTSDTPPPSTPALSPPPPPTVPPATPSPTPPNAPPPTTPDPPPPVSSTPPTPSDPPPNSPPPPAAEPPQSPPPQSSKPPENPPPPPPPPSQANPPDNPSPPPQPINPPESSPPPPPSAPPETSPPSPASIPPRNSPPPPRPSPPPSDPSPSSPPPNSSLPPSPPPPPSRLSPPLPSKPPTLPSGNRTGDGSGPNDGGANSNSNSNGGISSGGVIAIGVAAGIVVLFIIGFVVWYIRKPRKNDSGRGGYIMPSSLGSSPKSVHQDIHATGSGSGGIYTPREPGGVGSSRPLFTYEELFKATNAFSTQNLLGEGGFGSVYKGYLPDGRVVAVKELKIGGGQGELEFKAEVEIIGRVHHRHLVSLVGYCISEHQRLLVYDYVSNNSLYYHLHLKGNGELVLEWAKRIKIAAGAARGIAYLHEDCHPRIIHRDIKSSNILLDENFEARVSDFGLAKLALDEQTHITTRVVGTFGYVAPEYASSGKLTERSDVFSFGVVLLELITGRKAVDASQPMGNESLVEWARPLLNHALDNQDFETLVDPRLERNYDESEMLRMIGIAAACVRHSSAKRPQMGQVVRAFDSLATADLSNGMRFGESQGFDSGQQSAEIRFFRMLAFGNQDYSSDFYSQGSSNA
- the LOC101215813 gene encoding proline-rich receptor-like protein kinase PERK9 isoform X1 yields the protein MASVSPAPFSSPSPASPSTPSLSPPAASNSPPSTPSPSPPQQSPPSNQSDNATPSSSPPPPSHQPSATSPPPTSDTPPPSTPALSPPPPPTVPPATPSPTPPNAPPPTTPDPPPPVSSTPPTPSDPPPNSPPPPAAEPPQSPPPQSSKPPENPPPPPPPPSQANPPDNPSPPPQPINPPESSPPPPPSAPPETSPPSPASIPPRNSPPPPRPSPPPSDPSPSSPPPNSSLPPSPPPPPSRLSPPLPSKPPTLPSGNRTGDGSGPNDGGANSNSNSNGGISSGGVIAIGVAAGIVVLFIIGFVVWYIRKPRKNDSGRGGYIMPSSLGSSPKSESSLMKVHSSVHQDIHATGSGSGGIYTPREPGGVGSSRPLFTYEELFKATNAFSTQNLLGEGGFGSVYKGYLPDGRVVAVKELKIGGGQGELEFKAEVEIIGRVHHRHLVSLVGYCISEHQRLLVYDYVSNNSLYYHLHLKGNGELVLEWAKRIKIAAGAARGIAYLHEDCHPRIIHRDIKSSNILLDENFEARVSDFGLAKLALDEQTHITTRVVGTFGYVAPEYASSGKLTERSDVFSFGVVLLELITGRKAVDASQPMGNESLVEWARPLLNHALDNQDFETLVDPRLERNYDESEMLRMIGIAAACVRHSSAKRPQMGQVVRAFDSLATADLSNGMRFGESQGFDSGQQSAEIRFFRMLAFGNQDYSSDFYSQGSSNA
- the LOC101207390 gene encoding probable calcium-binding protein CML16: MASIQSDHQLKQLHDIFRRFDMNSDGSLTQLELGALLRSLGIKPSGDQLHSLLSNMDSNGNGSIEFDELVNAILPDMNDDILVNQEQLMEVFRSFDRDGNGYITAAELAGSMAKMGHPLTYRELSDMMRQADTDGDGVISFNEFTTVMAKSAADFLGLTFA